In Nocardia asteroides, a single genomic region encodes these proteins:
- a CDS encoding FAD-dependent oxidoreductase, whose amino-acid sequence MNTRSAQPDKRFAVVGAGISGIAAAWELHKAGYQVDLLEQDDVAGGRFGVARLGDRPVMMGGKNLGKKYSALRGFLAQMGDPKLEPFGINTSRVVDGELLTIDSKQGPLQRLAGLRRMAPLTDLAKLFNLARQVRSKEENRFLGSQAFTRIAAAADHKPLSEHFGSRIVHNMFRAMTVRMNGAEPDEVYLGTFGTNLTMIMDTYDQLTESIDPVIAALSKQITIKTGTRVQRLVVHDGSVTGLEISERGGPVTAHPYDGVVIAAPAYAAAEIVKADLPALAGLLLDVRYFPAAVVLVEYDRPVFGMDVRAVVMDDGPCSNAGVYGIHDLHIVRYTFSGRHARPTPSPEQLEEWIDQAEEQLLALLPARGVRRVRSVGKVWEAAYCAYVPFHGSFLDDVRARVGTVGGLALAGDYLRGAPIESCFRSGTEAAAALLR is encoded by the coding sequence ATGAATACACGATCAGCGCAGCCGGACAAGCGATTCGCCGTGGTGGGCGCGGGAATCTCGGGCATCGCCGCGGCCTGGGAACTGCACAAAGCCGGCTACCAGGTCGACCTGCTCGAGCAGGACGACGTCGCGGGCGGCCGGTTCGGCGTCGCGCGACTCGGGGACCGGCCGGTCATGATGGGCGGCAAGAACCTCGGCAAGAAGTACAGCGCACTGCGCGGATTCCTGGCGCAGATGGGCGACCCGAAGCTGGAGCCCTTCGGCATCAACACCTCTCGCGTCGTCGACGGCGAACTGCTGACCATCGACAGCAAACAGGGTCCGCTCCAGCGGCTGGCCGGGCTACGCCGAATGGCTCCCCTGACCGACCTCGCGAAACTCTTCAACCTCGCCCGCCAGGTCCGGAGCAAGGAGGAGAACCGGTTCCTCGGATCCCAGGCGTTCACCAGGATCGCCGCGGCCGCCGATCACAAACCCCTGAGCGAACATTTCGGCTCGCGCATCGTGCACAACATGTTCCGGGCCATGACGGTGCGGATGAACGGCGCCGAACCCGACGAGGTGTATCTGGGTACCTTCGGCACCAACCTCACCATGATCATGGACACCTACGACCAGTTGACCGAGAGCATCGACCCGGTGATCGCGGCCCTGTCGAAGCAGATCACGATCAAGACGGGGACGCGGGTGCAGCGGCTGGTCGTCCACGACGGCTCCGTTACCGGCCTGGAGATCTCCGAACGTGGCGGTCCGGTCACCGCACATCCCTACGACGGTGTCGTCATCGCGGCCCCCGCCTACGCCGCGGCGGAGATCGTGAAGGCCGATCTGCCCGCGCTCGCCGGGCTGCTGCTCGACGTCCGCTACTTTCCCGCCGCGGTGGTCCTGGTCGAGTACGACCGCCCGGTCTTCGGCATGGACGTGCGCGCGGTGGTGATGGACGACGGGCCGTGCAGCAATGCGGGCGTCTACGGCATCCACGACCTGCACATCGTCCGCTACACCTTCAGCGGACGGCACGCTCGGCCCACCCCGTCGCCCGAGCAGCTCGAAGAGTGGATCGACCAGGCCGAGGAGCAGCTGCTGGCGCTGCTGCCCGCCCGCGGCGTGCGCCGAGTCCGATCGGTCGGCAAGGTCTGGGAGGCGGCGTACTGCGCCTACGTGCCGTTCCACGGCAGCTTCCTCGACGATGTGCGCGCCAGGGTCGGCACGGTCGGCGGGCTCGCGTTGGCGGGGGATTACCTGCGCGGCGCCCCCATCGAGAGCTGCTTCCGCTCCGGCACCGAGGCTGCCGCGGCCCTGCTGCGGTGA
- a CDS encoding AfsA-related hotdog domain-containing protein, which yields MTTLSTPERRSGLSFEQTVPCSQAHRRCLGEVFVADTAALGGTEFLAAIQIPRAHSLWSDRVVPYHDPLAAIEAIRQAMTVIGHRYLQVPSGSPLSLQRMQAEVEDLSALYEQPGTPLEGVVRIHTDRHSGGSGYFTDSSFTATLTIGAAIALSVRGGGVAFPPEAYREFRAHQQRGRPPEGEPAAAVEPAPPGRVGRRDPRNVVIGDPPVDPGDSATMALIVDQLHPSFFDHSYDHVPGPLMLEGFRQAALCVAGPQAVVALNAEFSGFAELGGHLEYLARYDGDAEVDIALSQFGTTIAECLVELSPYPIDAQPRGVLR from the coding sequence ATGACGACGCTCAGTACACCGGAGCGGCGCTCAGGTCTGAGTTTCGAGCAGACCGTGCCGTGCTCCCAGGCCCATCGACGGTGTCTCGGTGAGGTTTTCGTCGCCGATACCGCTGCGCTCGGCGGCACCGAGTTCCTGGCCGCGATCCAGATTCCGCGAGCACATTCGCTGTGGTCGGATCGCGTCGTCCCCTACCACGATCCGCTGGCGGCCATCGAGGCGATTCGCCAGGCGATGACCGTGATCGGACACCGCTACCTCCAGGTGCCGTCCGGATCACCGCTGAGCCTGCAGCGCATGCAGGCCGAAGTCGAGGATCTCAGCGCGCTGTACGAGCAGCCGGGTACCCCGCTCGAGGGCGTTGTCCGCATCCACACCGACCGGCACTCCGGTGGCAGTGGCTACTTCACCGACAGCTCGTTCACCGCCACGCTGACCATCGGCGCTGCCATCGCATTGTCGGTGCGCGGCGGCGGGGTCGCCTTCCCGCCGGAGGCCTATCGGGAATTCCGCGCCCATCAGCAGCGGGGCCGGCCGCCGGAAGGGGAGCCGGCCGCAGCGGTCGAGCCCGCGCCGCCGGGCCGGGTCGGCCGCCGCGACCCGCGCAACGTCGTCATCGGGGACCCACCGGTCGATCCGGGCGACAGCGCGACGATGGCGCTGATCGTCGACCAGCTCCACCCGTCCTTCTTCGACCACTCCTACGATCACGTCCCCGGACCGCTCATGCTCGAGGGCTTCCGGCAGGCGGCTCTCTGCGTCGCGGGTCCACAGGCGGTGGTCGCGCTGAACGCGGAGTTCAGCGGGTTCGCCGAGTTGGGGGGCCACCTCGAGTATCTGGCCCGCTACGACGGCGACGCCGAGGTCGACATCGCACTGTCGCAGTTCGGCACGACCATCGCCGAATGCCTGGTCGAGTTGTCCCCCTATCCCATCGACGCCCAGCCTCGAGGAGTTCTCCGATGA
- a CDS encoding type I polyketide synthase — translation MADDAELRRYLKKTARELYEAKQRVRELTEQAAEPIAIVGMACRFPGGVRSPEDLWELVAQGRNVVSGFPDDRGWPAPESLDTDPSAPTVALGGFLDGAGEFDAEFFGISAREARAMDPEQRQLLEVSLEAIERARIDPASLRGSDTGTFMGVSNNGYGFISPDWLGPGNIGAENYLVLGNSSSIASGRINYLFGLEGPAVSVDTACSSALVAVHQAVAALRAGECSLALAGGVSVLATITPFVVFSRQRALAPDGRCKPFATAADGTAWSEGAGVVVLERLSEARGRGHEVLAVIRGSAMNSDGASNGMTAPNGRAQQRVIRHALAAAGLTAAEVDVVEGHGTGTVLGDPIEAQAVLATYGRRSAEQPLWLGSIKSNIGHSQAAAGIAGMMKMVMAMRHAAVPATLSVDEPTAHADWSAGTVRLPSEMQPWPQTGRPRRSAVSAFGFSGTNTHVVLEYDPSAEPVRAPGERFRAGIHPVVVSAKSGRALRGQAERLLAVCRADPAIDLADLGLSLATTRTAFDHRAVVLSGSVATLSSGLETLADGAVGPAVITGSATGSGKLAMLLPGQGSQRAGMGRRLYEAGGVFTRTMDELNAAFAPHLGGDLLPVIFGDGAEIHRTEYTQPALFSIEVATYRVLESWGVTANYLIGHSIGELAAAYLGGVFSLPDAAEVVAVRGRLMQRLVPGAMVSLRASLAETVESLAGVESRVSVAASNGPNSTVVSGDVDAVAAIATAWRERGRRTKKLRVDRAFHSPHLDELLDEFRAVLTGVELKPSSIPLISNVTGELATTRELTAPDYWVTQARHTVRFADSVRFAVDAGVTTLLEVGPGDVLAGMSYECLTDARCVAVASHLSPERAAEDLLRAAARAWVRGVAVDWGAVYAGSGARPIDLPTYAFAHRHYWHGPQYPQAGTAAGAAEHPEPGPFAAAAEQFRDEWVATEPSARPHRVLTLVQRQLQEILHAETPERIDVDTALAAIGLTSLSILELRNRLAVVSGTTIAVEVFLADPTPRALAERLHADLAATIAARKQEAQ, via the coding sequence ATGGCAGACGACGCGGAACTGCGCCGCTATCTCAAGAAGACCGCGAGGGAGCTCTACGAGGCCAAGCAACGGGTCCGTGAGCTGACCGAGCAGGCCGCCGAGCCGATCGCCATCGTCGGGATGGCCTGCCGGTTTCCCGGTGGCGTCCGGTCACCCGAGGACCTGTGGGAGCTGGTGGCGCAGGGACGCAACGTGGTCTCGGGGTTTCCGGACGATCGGGGCTGGCCTGCACCGGAGTCGCTGGACACCGACCCGTCGGCGCCCACCGTCGCGCTCGGCGGCTTCCTCGACGGCGCGGGCGAGTTCGACGCGGAGTTCTTCGGCATCTCGGCCCGCGAAGCCCGCGCCATGGATCCGGAGCAGCGACAGCTGCTGGAGGTGTCCCTGGAGGCGATCGAGCGGGCCCGGATCGATCCGGCGTCGCTGCGCGGCAGCGACACCGGAACCTTCATGGGAGTGAGCAACAACGGCTACGGCTTCATCTCGCCCGACTGGCTCGGGCCGGGGAACATCGGCGCGGAGAACTACCTCGTGCTCGGCAACTCCTCGAGTATCGCCAGCGGCCGGATCAACTACCTGTTCGGGCTCGAGGGGCCCGCGGTGTCGGTGGACACCGCCTGCTCGTCCGCTCTGGTCGCGGTCCACCAGGCGGTCGCCGCGCTCCGGGCGGGCGAATGCTCGCTCGCGCTGGCGGGCGGGGTGTCGGTGCTGGCCACCATCACCCCGTTCGTGGTCTTCTCCCGGCAGCGCGCCCTGGCGCCCGACGGCCGGTGCAAGCCGTTCGCGACGGCGGCCGACGGGACGGCGTGGTCCGAGGGCGCCGGGGTGGTGGTATTGGAACGGCTGTCCGAGGCGCGCGGCCGCGGCCACGAAGTCCTGGCGGTGATCCGGGGCTCGGCGATGAACTCCGACGGCGCGTCCAACGGCATGACCGCACCGAACGGACGGGCGCAACAGCGGGTCATCCGGCACGCGCTCGCCGCCGCCGGATTGACCGCGGCCGAGGTGGACGTCGTCGAGGGCCACGGCACCGGCACCGTGCTCGGTGATCCGATCGAGGCGCAGGCGGTGCTGGCCACCTACGGAAGACGCTCTGCCGAGCAGCCGCTCTGGCTCGGATCGATCAAGTCGAACATCGGGCACAGCCAGGCGGCCGCCGGCATCGCGGGCATGATGAAGATGGTCATGGCGATGCGGCACGCGGCCGTGCCTGCCACGTTGTCCGTCGACGAGCCGACGGCCCACGCGGACTGGTCGGCCGGAACGGTCCGGCTGCCGAGCGAGATGCAGCCGTGGCCGCAGACCGGCCGGCCGCGCCGCTCGGCCGTGTCCGCGTTCGGGTTCAGCGGGACCAATACCCATGTCGTGCTGGAGTACGACCCGTCGGCCGAGCCGGTGCGGGCGCCGGGGGAGCGGTTCCGCGCCGGTATCCACCCCGTCGTGGTCTCCGCCAAGTCCGGCCGGGCGCTGCGGGGGCAGGCCGAGCGACTGCTGGCCGTGTGCCGGGCCGATCCCGCGATCGATCTCGCCGACCTCGGGCTGTCGCTGGCGACCACCAGGACCGCCTTCGACCACCGCGCGGTGGTGCTGTCCGGCTCCGTGGCCACGCTGAGCTCCGGTCTGGAGACCCTGGCCGACGGCGCCGTCGGCCCGGCCGTGATCACCGGTTCGGCGACCGGCAGCGGCAAACTCGCGATGCTGCTGCCCGGCCAGGGCAGCCAGCGCGCCGGCATGGGACGCCGGCTCTACGAGGCGGGAGGCGTTTTCACCCGGACGATGGACGAACTGAACGCGGCGTTCGCCCCCCATCTCGGCGGCGATCTGCTCCCGGTGATCTTCGGCGACGGAGCGGAGATCCATCGCACCGAATACACCCAGCCCGCCCTCTTCAGCATCGAGGTCGCCACCTATCGCGTCCTCGAATCCTGGGGGGTGACCGCCAACTATCTGATCGGGCACTCGATCGGCGAATTGGCCGCGGCCTACCTCGGCGGGGTGTTCTCGCTGCCCGACGCGGCCGAGGTGGTCGCGGTGCGTGGCCGGCTCATGCAACGCCTCGTTCCCGGCGCGATGGTATCGCTGCGCGCGTCGCTGGCCGAGACGGTGGAGTCGTTGGCAGGCGTCGAATCCCGTGTGTCGGTAGCGGCGAGCAACGGCCCGAACTCCACCGTCGTCTCCGGCGACGTGGACGCGGTCGCGGCGATCGCCACGGCGTGGCGCGAGCGCGGCAGGCGAACCAAGAAGCTCCGGGTCGACCGGGCCTTCCATTCACCGCACCTCGACGAGCTGCTGGACGAGTTCCGTGCGGTGCTCACCGGGGTCGAGCTGAAGCCGTCCTCGATCCCGTTGATCTCCAACGTCACCGGTGAGCTCGCCACCACGCGCGAACTCACCGCGCCCGACTACTGGGTCACGCAGGCCAGGCATACGGTGCGCTTCGCCGACAGTGTGCGGTTCGCGGTGGACGCCGGCGTCACCACACTGCTCGAGGTCGGCCCCGGCGATGTGCTGGCGGGTATGAGCTACGAGTGCCTCACCGACGCCCGCTGCGTCGCGGTCGCCTCGCACCTCTCGCCCGAGCGCGCGGCCGAAGACCTGCTGCGCGCGGCGGCCAGAGCATGGGTACGCGGCGTCGCGGTGGACTGGGGCGCGGTGTACGCCGGCTCCGGTGCGCGCCCGATCGATCTGCCCACCTATGCCTTCGCGCACCGGCACTACTGGCACGGACCGCAGTATCCGCAGGCCGGGACTGCGGCCGGAGCGGCCGAGCACCCGGAGCCGGGACCGTTCGCCGCGGCGGCCGAGCAGTTCCGCGACGAGTGGGTGGCAACGGAGCCATCCGCTCGTCCGCACCGCGTTCTCACCCTGGTCCAGCGGCAACTGCAGGAGATCCTGCACGCCGAGACGCCGGAGCGGATCGATGTCGACACCGCGCTCGCCGCGATCGGTCTGACGTCCCTGTCGATCCTGGAGTTGCGCAACCGGCTCGCCGTCGTCTCCGGAACGACGATCGCGGTCGAGGTCTTCCTGGCCGATCCGACGCCACGGGCACTGGCCGAACGGCTGCACGCCGATCTCGCCGCCACCATCGCAGCCCGGAAACAGGAGGCGCAATGA